TACTTAAAGATTTTGATTGTTTACTCCATTCTTTTTTCTGCAATACTGGAAAGCAGAGTAAAAGAATTTTTTTCAAAATATTCAATACTTTCAAATGTTGCTGCAGCCGCAGCAGGAATTGCAGGATTTGTGCTGACAAGAGCGTATGGCAAAAAGCTTTTTTTGCTATCTCAATCGACACCAACTTATTTATACTTGGTGTTTGAATTTCTGATTGTCTTTGGACTTGGGATTTGCAGTTTTCTGTTTATTAAAAAGTACAGACAAAAAAGTGCATGGCAGCTGAAAGCTTTTGTTCTGAGCTTTTTAGCCGGAGAGATGTTCATTGTCCTTCTTAAAAGAAAAGGAGTTTTAATAGCTGATACAATTCAGAATCTTGCTCTGCTTTATTTGTTCATAGCAGTTTTTTTGAATGTAATTCTAAAAAGGTACAACTTTTTACAAAAGCTATCAATGTTTAGCAATGAGGTTTTGAAAGAGAAACTTGATGTACAGAAAAGTTTTGATTTGCTTGTTGATTTTGTTTATGATATATACTCGGGTCAATTTGAAAGAATATGCTTTTACTATCACAGAGAAGATGATTACTTTGAATTAATCTCTACTAAAGGAGAGAATTTTGAAAGGAACTTTGATAATTTTAAAGACCAGATTGAATTAAAAATAGATGAAGAATATTTTAAAAGCAAGCCAGATATTCAGGTTTTGGATATTCAGGGATTGAAAAAGGTGATTCAATTTAGCAATGAATTTTATATAAATAAACTTGACAATAACAAAAAAGCAGTGCTTGTACCTGTTTTTTCGCAAAAGAAGATTGCCGGTTTTTTGATATGTTATACAAGGAAAGAAAACTTCAACTTAAATTCAGAGCTTGCGGATGGACTTTTGATTTTCAGAAACTTTTCTCAGGCGCTTTTGCATCAGATACAGAGGATTGAAAAGATTAAAAATCTTTCTTTGGAGGATGAACTTACTGGGCTTTACAACAGGCGGTATTTTATTAAAGAGCTGATTCTGGAGTCAATTTCGTGTGACAGGTATAAGGGTAAATTTTGTTTAGCCTTTTTTGACATGGATAATTTGAAGTTTCTCAATGATTTTTACGGTCATGCTATTGGTGACAGGGCTATAAGACTTATTGCCAGGATTATACGGGATAATATAAGAAAGATCGATATCCCTGCAAGGCTTGGCGGGGATGAATTTGCTGTGATATTCAAAAACTGCACTCAGGAAGCCATAGAGGATAGAATTAAAAGTATAAAAAAGCTGATTGAAGAAGAATCAGAAAAACAGCTGCCAAAGCCAATAAGGGTTAGCTGTGGTATTGCAGTGTATCCTGATGATACAAACAGTCTTGATGAGCTTTTGAAGATTGCGGATATGCGAATGTATGAGGAAAAATTGAAGAACAGGGGAGAGATCAAATGATGCAGGAAGCAAAAGGAACTGCCAGGGTATTTTTTGCTGATACAAATGAGTACCGGGATGTCCCGGCTGGTACTGCGCTTATTGATTATGCCAGAGAATTTCAGAAGAATTTCAGAACACCCATTGTTGCTGCAAAGGTTGACAATGAGATAAAGGAGCTGAAATATGTTATTTCAAGAGACTGCAAAGTACAGTTTATTGATATGACACAGGAAGACGGAATGAGAATTTACAGAAGAAGTCTCATTTTTGTGCTGATTGTGGCAACAAGAACCCTTTTTAAAGAGGCTGTAAATGTCCAGCATTCACTTTCAAAAGGTTTGTACTGTGAGGTGGAAAACAGGAAATTGAGTGATGAGGATATACTTTTGATAAAGCAAAAAATGCACCAGATAATTGAAGCTGACATTCCTTTCAGAAGAGAAAAGGTTACAAAAGAGGAAGCAGTAAGACTTTTTGAAAGCATAGGGTATTTGGACAAGGCAAGGACAATAAAATTTTCTGAGAACAGCCATGTTTACATTTACTACTGTGGTGATTTTGTTGATTACTTTTACGGACACATGGTTCCATCAACAGGATATTTGAAAATCTTTGATTTGATTCGGTACCAGGATGGTATGGTTTTGCTTTATCCTGACAAATCCAATCCTTATGAGCTTCAGAAGTTTGTGGAGAATAAAAAATTGTTTGCTGTATATCACGAATACAAAAACTGGGGCAGAATACTTAAAGTTACAGATGTTGGTGAACTAAATGAGGTAATTTCAAGCGGGCAGATTAGAGAATTCATAAGGGTTTCAGAAGCTCTTCATGAAAAGAAGATTGCATACATTGCCGATGAAATTTCAAAAAATCCTGATATAAAAGTTGTTCTTATTTCCGGTCCATCATCTTCGGGCAAGACAACCTTTGCACACAGGCTTGCAATACAGCTCAAGGTAAATGGCAAAAATCCGGTTTACATTGGACTTGATGATTATTTTTATGAAGACAAGGTTCCGCTTGACGAAAATGGCAAGCCTGACTATGAATCAATTGAAGCAATTGATATAGAACTTTTCAATGCGCAGCTGAAAGACCTGATTTCTGGCAAAGAGGTTGTTCTGCCAAAATTTGATTTTATAAACCGCAGGCGAACTTTTCAGAGAAAAGTAAGACTTGAGGAAAATGATATAATTATAATTGAAGGAATTCACGGGTTAAACAGCAGGCTTACGCCTATGATTGATGACAAAAACAAATTCAGGATATATGTAAGTGCACTTACACACCTCAACCTTGACAAACACAACCGAATCCAGACAACTGACTACAGAATACTTCGAAGAATTGTAAGGGATGCGCGAACAAGAGGTGCTACAGCAAAAAGGACAATTTCTATGTGGCCATCTGTGCGAAACGGAGAGGAGAAAAATATATTTCCATACCAGGAGATGGCCGATGCCATGTTTAACTCTGCACTCATTTACGAGCTTGCAGTTTTGAAAAAGTATGCTGTGCCGCTTTTAAAAACAATTACAAAAGACGAAGAAGAGTATTCCGAAGCGCAAAGGCTTTTGCATTTTCTGAGCTTTATACTCTCTGTGGAAGATGAGAGAGAGATTCCACCACAGTCAATAATAAGAGAGTTTATTGGCGGTTCATGTTTTTATGACTTTTGATAAAAAAATGGTCCGGGGAAAATTAACCTGTTTCCCCGGACCGTTTTTGTTTAGTATTTTAAAAAGTTAGGTTCTGTGGAAGGATATTTGTATTGGTGTTGGTATTCTGGTTTAAGTTTTGCTTGTTTCCAAATCCTCTGAACATCTTTCCAAATCCATGCATTCTGCCAGGTCCCATTTTACCAGAACCTTTAAAGCCTCTTTTGCCAAATCCTTTTGACAGATCCCAGTTTGTAATTTTGTTTTTAATGGCTTCTTTCATCAAAGTAGCCTGGTCTTTTGTTATTTTGCCATCTGTCACAAGTTTGTCTATTTGCGAGTTTTCAAGTGCAATTAACCTGTTTTTGAAATCCTGCTCTGATATATTCTTTGCCTTTAGAATATCCTGCAAAGTCTTTCCACTTTGAAGTTCGCTCAAAAGCTGGTCCTTTGTCATACCAAGCACATTTGCAATGTCATTCATCATGTCAAGCCCGAAAAATCCCTTTCCAAAGCCTCTGCCAGAAGCTTTAAATCCGAAAAATGGAGTTTTTCCATCCCAGCTGTCAAGTTTTTGTTTGAGATTTTGCTTTAGAATATTTGCAGTATCACCTGTAATCCTGCCATCTTTAACAGCCTGGTCAATCTTGCTGTAGAGTGCATCCAGAAGCTTTGATTTGAACTGATCCAGCGTCAGGCCTTTGTCTTTTAGAATGTCTAAAAATGTCTTTCCGCTCTGGATTTGTTTTTGAATGTCCTCTTTCTTCATTCCCAGGATGCTTTCAATGACGCTGCCAATATTTAAGTCAACACCAAAGCCTTTGCCCTGCCCGCCAAAACAGAGCTTTGTCAGGGAAGCTTTTAAAGTGGCTGGTTTTACTGCTTTGCTTCCACCTGCAAATGCAAGGCTCATACTCAAGATCAGAGCTATAATTAACACAGCTCCGACGATGACTTTAAATTTTTTCACGCCCATCACCTCTTTGCATTTTGTTTAGATTTGGCTTCTTTCAATTAATATTATCCCACACAAATTGGTGTTTTCTGTTGCAAAATTGTAAAAATATTTTTAAGGTAAAATTTTACAATCAAATGGATTTTACACTTCGATTTAAAAGGGTATATTAAATTTGAATATTAAAATTTTCTAAAAGGAGTGGCTCAAAAAATGAGATATATTGTAATTGGGGCTGTTGCAGGCGGGATGACAGCTGCAATGAAGATAAGGCGAAACGATGATAAAGCCGAGATTGTTGTATACGACAGGGACACAGACATATCATATTCTGGCTGTTCACTGGCTTATTATATTTCAGGTGTTATAAAGGACAGAAAAAGCATTGTTCCAAGGGATGCTGAGTATTTTAAAAAGTTCAATGTGGATGTGAAAACAAACCATGAAGTATTGAAAGTGGACACCAAAACAAAGTCGGTTGTAGTAAAAGACCTGTTAACAGGTGTCAGCTTTGAAGACAGGTTTGACAGGCTCATAATCGCAACAGGGGCAAGAGCTGTTTTACCACCTGTTAAAGGTGTGAATTTAGATGGGGTGTTTGTTCTCAGAAATGTAAAGGATGCTGATAGAATAAAAGAGTATATTGAAGTAAAAAAACCTGAAAAAGCCCTGATTGTAGGTGGTGGGTATATAGGACTTGAGATGGCAGAGGCATTTTCTGCCTTGGGTCTTAAGGTTTTGATTGTTGAAAAACAGGATAATATACTGCCAAATCTTGACAGTGATATGGCAAGGCTTGTTGAGGAATATCTTTTGCAAAAAGGAATAGAAATCAAAAAAGGCACATCTGTAGTTGAGATAAGAGAAAGCGCAGGCTTCAACAAAGAAGCAGTTTTAAGTGACGGCACAAAGGTTTTGTGTGACATTGTTTTGATTTCTGTTGGTGTTAAGCCAAATACAGAGTTTTTGAAAGACTCTGGCATCCAGCTTTTACAAAATGGTGCCATAAAGGTTGATGAGTATATGCGAACAAACATAGAAGGTATCTTTGCAGCAGGCGACTGTGCCGCTGTGTATTTCAAGCTAAATGGCAGAACCATGTATGTACCCCTTGGCTCAACAGCCAATAAGATGGGCAGAATTGCAGGAGAAAACGCAACAGGTGGGAGTCTTAAGTTCAACGGGATTCTGGCTACATCTATTTTCAGGGTGTTTGATCTGACAGTTGCGCAAACGGGATATACAGAAAAGATGGCAGAGCAGGATGGTATTGAATATGAGGTCGGGCATATAACAAAGCCACATATAACCCAGGCTTTTCCCGGTGCTGAGAAGATGACCATAAAGGCACTTTGTGAACTGAGCTCGCGCAAAATCATAGGTGCGCAGATTGTCGGGACAAAAGGTGTTGACAAGAGAATTGATGTTCTTGCAACTGCCATATATTCGGGGCTTACGGCAGATGACCTA
The Caldicellulosiruptor morganii DNA segment above includes these coding regions:
- a CDS encoding GGDEF domain-containing protein; translated protein: MKKGIIWVLSLLIFSYPNLAFAQSFANDSGIFEFYIYKSVEIVGFVALCGIFILSIILQKELGEVLLHNFSKIFAALTILKFVYVLNVEEQMIYDLHYIQSMVFLGFYLKILIVYSILFSAILESRVKEFFSKYSILSNVAAAAAGIAGFVLTRAYGKKLFLLSQSTPTYLYLVFEFLIVFGLGICSFLFIKKYRQKSAWQLKAFVLSFLAGEMFIVLLKRKGVLIADTIQNLALLYLFIAVFLNVILKRYNFLQKLSMFSNEVLKEKLDVQKSFDLLVDFVYDIYSGQFERICFYYHREDDYFELISTKGENFERNFDNFKDQIELKIDEEYFKSKPDIQVLDIQGLKKVIQFSNEFYINKLDNNKKAVLVPVFSQKKIAGFLICYTRKENFNLNSELADGLLIFRNFSQALLHQIQRIEKIKNLSLEDELTGLYNRRYFIKELILESISCDRYKGKFCLAFFDMDNLKFLNDFYGHAIGDRAIRLIARIIRDNIRKIDIPARLGGDEFAVIFKNCTQEAIEDRIKSIKKLIEEESEKQLPKPIRVSCGIAVYPDDTNSLDELLKIADMRMYEEKLKNRGEIK
- a CDS encoding nucleoside kinase gives rise to the protein MMQEAKGTARVFFADTNEYRDVPAGTALIDYAREFQKNFRTPIVAAKVDNEIKELKYVISRDCKVQFIDMTQEDGMRIYRRSLIFVLIVATRTLFKEAVNVQHSLSKGLYCEVENRKLSDEDILLIKQKMHQIIEADIPFRREKVTKEEAVRLFESIGYLDKARTIKFSENSHVYIYYCGDFVDYFYGHMVPSTGYLKIFDLIRYQDGMVLLYPDKSNPYELQKFVENKKLFAVYHEYKNWGRILKVTDVGELNEVISSGQIREFIRVSEALHEKKIAYIADEISKNPDIKVVLISGPSSSGKTTFAHRLAIQLKVNGKNPVYIGLDDYFYEDKVPLDENGKPDYESIEAIDIELFNAQLKDLISGKEVVLPKFDFINRRRTFQRKVRLEENDIIIIEGIHGLNSRLTPMIDDKNKFRIYVSALTHLNLDKHNRIQTTDYRILRRIVRDARTRGATAKRTISMWPSVRNGEEKNIFPYQEMADAMFNSALIYELAVLKKYAVPLLKTITKDEEEYSEAQRLLHFLSFILSVEDEREIPPQSIIREFIGGSCFYDF
- a CDS encoding FAD-dependent oxidoreductase, which codes for MRYIVIGAVAGGMTAAMKIRRNDDKAEIVVYDRDTDISYSGCSLAYYISGVIKDRKSIVPRDAEYFKKFNVDVKTNHEVLKVDTKTKSVVVKDLLTGVSFEDRFDRLIIATGARAVLPPVKGVNLDGVFVLRNVKDADRIKEYIEVKKPEKALIVGGGYIGLEMAEAFSALGLKVLIVEKQDNILPNLDSDMARLVEEYLLQKGIEIKKGTSVVEIRESAGFNKEAVLSDGTKVLCDIVLISVGVKPNTEFLKDSGIQLLQNGAIKVDEYMRTNIEGIFAAGDCAAVYFKLNGRTMYVPLGSTANKMGRIAGENATGGSLKFNGILATSIFRVFDLTVAQTGYTEKMAEQDGIEYEVGHITKPHITQAFPGAEKMTIKALCELSSRKIIGAQIVGTKGVDKRIDVLATAIYSGLTADDLFQLDLAYAPPFSSAKDPIHYVGMVMSNFLDRKKFNCTQEKLLQKMKNGEDFIVLDVRTPEQYQKKHIKGAINIPLEMIYQNMNQLPKDKPIIVYCNSGVSSNIAQNILQQNGFRKVYNLSGGISNVTLPELLEVDEE